One Perca flavescens isolate YP-PL-M2 chromosome 5, PFLA_1.0, whole genome shotgun sequence genomic window, CCTATTTTTCCGAACATTTTTCATGTCATACATTGGATGCTTGTCTTGATAAAAGGTTGATGAACTGTGTGAACATTAGTGacaacaatggaaataagtccaggatttaatttaaaaagtaagttttttatgttgtattttataaatatattataagtTACAAGTTGTCAGTAAACTTCACATGTTCACACTGTTCACATTTGATTTTATCTGAGGGGGAAACTTAGCCTGCTGCTAAAAATCCACAGAACCAAAGGCATATGCTCTTCTCACAGTGGTCTTCTTTACCATTAACCTTGTAACTCAGAAATAAACAAAACCTGAAAAGTCATGAATGATGAATGCCTTGAAGAACATAGAATTGCATTCAAACACCAGATTCACCCTCGACCACAGAAAACCTAAaactttcattctttttttctttttcactgagGGAAATAACTTTCTCTGCCAGTTAGACAGATCCCAACACTGGACACACATCATAAGATTGCGTGATACGCTAATGTTGCCTTCAGGCAGTATTTTTAAGATGAAGAGCTGGATGAAATCCTGTGATAGGATTTTCTAAACTGATGCTTTGAACTCACATGGCAGAacaattttacaattaaaaagaGCTTAGATTGTATATCCATTCTGAAGGAAAGCATtatgaatatatataaattagcaaatgttttttttttttaatgggcatttccacctttaatgataggacagctcagacatgaaagggggagagagagagagagatggggaagaaTTGCAGcaaaccgtcacaggtcggactcgaaccctggacatTCTGCGTCAAGGAATTAACCTCAATATAtatgtgcctgctctaccaactgagctaaccggccacaaGCAAATGTTGTCTGTCTGGGGAGACAAGACCTCAAGCAGCTTTGCCCAAACAACCTTAAGATTACATTTTGGTCACAACACTGTGCTTAAGTCCACTGCATTATAGAGGTTGgatgtaaaaacaaatattatgGACAAATGAGACATTCCATAATGTCTGTCTCCAGGATTTTCAAGCCAATGTAAAACCTCACCAGGCAAGAAACACATAGAAGAAGATCTACTAACAAACTCACCAAACCAATCCTCTTTTGGAGAACAAGACTAACGCACAGGGTAAAGCTGAGGTTTTGGGAACGCCAtatgttttgcaggtatttactCAAAACCCCAAGTCTTGGACAAATTACAATTTTGACTGATAATGGCGCTAGATGATCGTTGAGGGATGAAGAacgttattacaattcatcctgaggggggaGATAATTATCCAAACCAAATTTCATGACAATCTATCAAATAGTTCACtcaaaaaccacaaatgtcaacctgcaggtggcgctagaggaagaGTCATGGGATCATGGGAAGTCCATAGGATTCATCTTTTTGGGGCCATGGATGTCTGTACAAAAGTTCAAGGCAATCTATTGAAtaattgagatatttcagtctagaCAAGTAGTGGACTACGTGACCGACAAAATGACTGACAGGCCAACATTTCCATACTGGCACTTTACAGTGCCCCCCctttgaaaaagaagaagatgagcgTATACCTGACATCCTCTCCATCCTCCAGCATTGACAGACAGATGGTGCATTTCTCATCGGTGTCCAGCTCCTCATCCTCCAGACACATCTTCAGGTCCTGGGGTATtctctgcagagagagaaaggcaaacagactttatttatttagctgtGTCGTGCATCTGCGTGCATGAGCTGTCATGTTTATGCCCTGGGCGGCTGAGTCAGCccagacgaagaagaagaaaagagtcaCCTAATCATGCTTTCCAGAAAAGAAAATAGACATCAGATGGAAAAGACTCAATTATTTCTTCTTGCTCATAATGTAGCAAATGATCTGACACTCTTTTCAGAGTATTTGGGTCATACTCGGTGTAGACGGTTTTTAAAATTCATTCCACGCACATATCTGCAGACAGCTGGATGAGTCATCCCTCGCCTTGAATTGGGCACACTGCAGACCTCACTAATCTGCTAACGGAAATAAGTTTGACCTTTGAACTGCTGTGAGAGTCGTGACCATCTTTCCACTCTCTTCTTCACTCTTTGATCCTTTTGACCCTGCGCTGCCCTTTTCCATCCCCATCTTTCTCATGTAGCTCAACTTATTTCTTGTCCAATGCCTCCAAGATCCATCACTTAGCTAGCAAGTAAAAAGCTGACCATTTGTTTTCACCTTTTTGTACTTATGAGGGAAAGTGAATCTCTCTATGGTGGTTTGGACTGCTCCACGGTTTACACTGCCCAGCCTGTCCTCCAGCTGCAGAAGCTCCTAGAAAGGAAACATGTCTTTTCATTCTTTTAGGTAAAAGTGTAATGTCTGTCAAGATTAAAATGAACCTTTGTATAATAACATATTCAAATGCAAAAGACATACAAGTGTGGCATACTAAAATTAAATTGGTGCTTCAAGGAATAGGAAAGAGATTCTCAGAAAacaactgcattttgttaaatgaaaacaaatgtcaTTACATTAAAGGCAGTTGGACAATTTGAGGCATCTGGAAGCCGGAGTAATTGGAAATCAGTTACACACTCGAGCCTGTCCAGAGCATtggtcacagaaaaaaaaaaaagataaatagtgCAGACTGGTTCATCtgctgaggagagagaggaagcagcAGCACAAACCTCATAGCTCTCTCTAACAGCAGACGCATGCCGGGAGGGATTGAGACTCTGCAGAGCCAGCAAGTGCAGCTGGGGATATGGGTAGTTTCTGATCTCATGGACAACCTGGAAGAAGACAGATAAAGGAGCTAGCATCAGCTCTGCAGtggaaatcagaaaaaaaaaagaactggaACACCGGTCATACCCTGTTGCTGGGTATCAAGATTATTCTGAGAAACCCAGAGGAGCATCGCTAGGAGTTCATGGAGACGTACATGATTGATTGTACTGAGGGAGAGGGGGCTCACCACTTGTGTTGAGGCATTGTTTCTAGGGAAGTGGTGCATCCTAGGAGAGGTCAAGTAGTGCTGATAGTGCTGCGGAAGTGGATGGATGTGATACTGGTGGGGGGGCAACCCAGCATCTACACTCAGATCCCTGGACAGAAACCAAAAACCAAATCAGCCGATGGCACACAAGTCATTATTTCATAGTGTTTCTGgcaaacctgttttttttttataacagtgGGTTACCACAGCATTATTTAGGCCACTGATTCCCAAGCAGGGGTACTTGTACCAGAGGGGCTACTTCTCCAGTTACTTAGAACGATTGTGGAGTAAGATCaacttatttgtgaaaatagaaattccagtttgaataaaaaatatatccacATATTAAGTCAGCTCTAACAACACAATACCATGTTGAGAGTGCACGAAAACTAGCTAGCAAGTAGACAGAGAAGCCTAAGCAGTTAGGAAAAACTGGTGGATAGGTGGTTGAAATAGATACCTTAAAGTAATGGATTAACAGTTGGAAACTGTTAGCTAAAAATAATAGAATAGCAATTGACATAGTTGGCAAAAAGTATTAgataaatagttaaaatgattgACTGTCAGTGAAAGGGGTTCTTGCTGTGCAGGTTCTTCAGACAAAAAAAGATTGCATACCACTGGCTTAAGTTATAACTGGAGCTGCAGTACTTGAGTTCAGTTTTGACCCCTCTCCCCTTATGTTTGGTCATGTCTTGGTCTTGTGATTGTCTTCATAACCTGTGCTCTTAGGTGTTTTTGTCAGATCTCAGattttcataataataaaaaataaccacaTTTTGCCAATCACTATCTGATATGTCAATATGAAGCACTCTTTCCCATTTTGCTTTTACATTGCTTTTATTTAGTTACCCTTCCCGCCTTTATTTTTCTCCTGCATTACAAAACATAACTACACTTTTTTACCCCTTATGAAACTGCTTATGCATTATTGCTACATTCAGCAAGACGTGCAATGTTTATTGACAATTTTAGTGTCTACTAAGAGTTGGTTtgctttgggttttttttttctacttggTCTTAAACCCCTTTCATCTAGTCTTGACCCAGATTTGATGGTGATCTGCTGCAATCAAACTAAGACAAGCTGACAAAAAAAGGATGTATTGTCTGACTGAGTATCATTGGTGCAGAAATTAGTAGTCTACAATTCTGTATCATTTCTGTTGGTATGAAATTTAAACctacatcttttttttaccaagaGCAAAGTAGCTGGTACTGTTTTCTTCTGTCACACTGCGCAAAAGAAACTCCTTATGTATTTCATGTTACATTTGTGGAGATGTTTACATTGTTTATAGCCACTTTTATTGTCTAATAAGAGTTGATTTTTGGGGGGGCTGTTTTCAACTCCAAATTGAATTATTAGTTGTGTAAATATTAGTAATATATTATTTTGTACCATTTAATAAGACTGTTGGTATGTAATTTAGATCATGACAATGTACTTTtctaacaaataaaaatagctgAGACCTATTGCGTCTGAGGCTCTACATGCTGCATTATAAAAGAAGTATATTGCTTACCAGTCTGTGCCCTCAGCCAGGTAGCGGGGCTGCTGCACCACAGACTGAGGAGGGACATGAAGAGGGGGAGCAAACTCGTAGCCAGGCCGAAGTCTGTGGGCCTGGTGAGGACCTCTGTCTGGATTGCGTCTACTAAGACAAATAACCATTTCATACAGTGTGttataatcatttaaaaaaaaaataataataagtccTGGGACAAATTGTTAAATATTCAATCAATGCAAAACCATTAGGTTAAGTGgaaacattttcagtttttatatttcttttgaCTTTTAAATTTCCCTGCAAACCTGTGTGGATACCTGGAGGTTGGCAGGATGTGTCGGTGCTGGGCCTCGAGGATCTGCTGCTGGAGGAGGTATTGCTGGTGTAATGCCTGAGGTAGGAAGGGGGGGGCAGAGATGTCCTGGAACTGGGGAGCGGGCAGGGGGTTGAGGGGCGGATGGAGCGGAGGGCCATGCTGATGGCCCGGAGGGGCCAGGTGGGGGTTAATGCCTGACTGTGGCTGCCCTGGGTGGGGCATGGGGAAATCCATGGGCAGCGGGGCCTGAGGACCTAACTGGAAGTGCCGGCAAGAGGTAGCAtggctgtgctgctgctgctgctgctgttgccgGTTGAAATGGGATCCTGTAGAGGATAAGGAGAAGTTGTCAGGCACCTGAGGGGGCAGATTAGCTGGAATTAATTGTGGGTGAAATGtggtgtcactgtgtgtgtgtgtgatatagcATGTTAATGAAGCCCTAACTCTTACCTAGGGTGACAAATACTTCTGTGGGGGTGGGAAAATGGTTACCACAAATACCATGAACATGACAACCATTTTTGGTCCTGCACACAAAACGCGAGCTTTCATTTCTTTAATTGCATTTCCGACCTCTGGATCGACTCCTGGTCTTCCGATTCACAGACAAGCGAACTGGATCAGAACAGATTAAATCTACCAGTATATGGTCTTCAACGCAGCTCGGTTCTTGTAAATTCAGCAGCAGACAGTGGGTCAGTGCACTCCAAGTAAAACCTTTAGTACCTGGCTGTCTATAAGATATACATTAAACTGTTTAGATGCCAAGTctccatatactgtatgtaaccgTAAAGAACAATTCCTTCCTCCTTAAAAATTAAACCAGACTATAAATTCTAATTATTATACATCTGTGCTTAACTGAAACCTACTTTATCTTTGTGTCTTCTAACATACAGTGTAGCTCTACTTGTTGTTCTCACATATGAACACTCCCATATGAACATTCAGGAGTTGAGAGGAAATAGCTTGAATGCTTTTTTTACTCTCTCCAACCACAGCTATTTGGCAACTGCAGCAAAGACTGCTGAGGAGACTCAACAGGGACTAAAATACAGACTAACTTGTGCTGTGGTGCAACATGGTTTTAATACTGTGCTTACACTTAAAGACCTTTTTGATTATGGAAGATATGAGAAATAGCAATAACAGTTCCAGCTTTTTAGAACTTGAGAAAAACCTGGCTAAAGGGAGCCATGATAGGTCTGCAGTGGAGCACGATTCAATGTTCTCGGTTACGTCCATCTGGCAGAAACTGAAGCAGTGAATTTTACAGAGTTCATACATTAAAACTGTGCAGTAAAATTACAGTACGGTTtaaatataatctactttgacAGTGTAAAAGAGACGAAGAATTCTGATGTAgagtgaaaatatttttaaaaatcatgAGGAAATAGGCAAAGTCTACATTGCATTTACTAGGAGTACACTTGAAAAACGCAGTATGATTTTAAAACAACCCCAGCAAAGATAAGCAGTATGACCTTTCAGCAATATTTTCAGGCCGCCAGTGTTGCCGGGCAGACAAGAGATGACCTTGCTGCCATGGGTCAAAGGCTCAAGTCTAGACTGTAAGTAACACACTGCGTTTTCAAGCAATCACCATGAATGACAGCAGATAGACTCATTCAGGCTCTGTGATGGAGGAAGCGTGGAAATTGTCTATCTTTGTCACAGCAGGACAGGAAGTGggtggggggtggaggggggcaGGTAGGGACAAGGAGAGGGAGGACAATAAATGGAAATCAGCAAGAAGCACACTGAAGGTTAGGAAAAACACTATATTctttattgaaaaatattagTATATGtggaatttgtgttttttttctcgttTGTTTGTAATAATAGTATAAATCcatgcaacaaaaataaacaacatagaCTGAAGGCAAGGCCCACCATGCTCCATATAGGgttaaaaagaacaaaagcagCATCCAATGAGCAGACGTGTTGGCTACAGCACATGATTTCAGTACAGCAGGGTACATCTTTACTACAGAAAGATTACATTGGATTTTCACTAGTCaatgtagaaaaacaaaaacaaaaaattatgaATCATAAATGTGACCATGCATTGAAAGTACTATTACCAGAACAAAAGGTAAAGAGAGACCACAACCAAACAATAAAGACGTTATTACTAATAGAGGATCTCTTTAGCAGTGCAGGAAAATAGGCATCCCTGTGAAATGGATAGCATTTTGGCCTTATGTTAGTGGGGAAAATTGGGAAGTGATGAACCACCAGTGAGCATGTTTTGCTTACGAAAATGTTTAGAGTTTCATTTGCCTGTAAGGGGCAAACAGCCCTGACAATTCAGTGTGATTCGAAGCTTGAAATTTGCAAAGGGAACAAAAAGGATTACACAAAAATGGAGACGGTTATGGCAGGTTGTTGTGTGCAGGTGCAGTGTACCTTCAATTATTTCAAGTGATCACATGACAGCATTTGCTGGAATGCTGGGTTTTAACAATAAAACGGCATGCATTAGGTTCCAATtacttgcatgttttgtttttttaaattataggtCACTTCAATCATGTACATTGCACCTTGTGTGAAGAGAAGGAAGATGAGCCGAATTCTGGTGTTCAACAATGCAGTGCAGTATTTAAGATCATGCAAAATGTATCCACTTTACAGGAATTTACAGCATGTTGTCTATCAAGACTGGATGGGAGGTACACAATGACATTTAACTGATATCTAAAAAAGGAGCTAAAATGTTTACTCAGTGCTACAGCaatttgacagaaaaaaagacaaaaaaggtgTTCTGTTCTAGGTGTTAGCTATTGTTTTAGTCTGCTCAACATGGAAAGTCTATGGCTAAATACATCTTGGGAGGGGGTGCTTTTTAATACCAATGTCGTCTTCTGATGGAAAGAGGAAATGAAGAAGGGATTCACAATACAGCTAAATGCAGAGAACAGGCAGAGGCCACGCCACACCACACAGCAGCAGATGATCATTAGCTACACAATGGGGGGGACGACAAAGATCTGATAAATGCAGAATGTAGAGCCAGCCTCCATACTATGAAACAGGGAAATAAGAACAGAAATAAAAGCACAATGAAATCATTGATGCCACTGTTATGAAATTAATGTTACACTGTAGCTTTACTACTATTGTTTAACTGTGACCGCATACTCAGGTCTTTTTACAATTCGGCAGCTTCAAACAAACAGCTGCTGAATTGCCAattaacaaataataaaaagggCGACTAATACTTTAGTGGCTCAGAGGTCCACGCTCCCCGGGCAACTGGCCATGTATCGATTATGACATTGGCCAATTGACACGGATAATAGCCTACTGAAATCACGATAGAAAAACGGCGAGCGCTAGCAGAAGCAGATGATCTTCAAATGACATCATCCAGGCACAGATAAACTGGCTGGAAAGGCTACGTCTATTTTGCGGTATTTTTACAGTGCAGATACACGATAGAGCCTTGGGGGAAATAATAACATTTTGGTAATGTTAGTCAAATAAAAATCGCACATACATTAAAATGTATCTCGGATAACATTGTCTGACACTACTACTGTCTATACGGCAATGTGGTTTTGACATCCGACACTATAGCACGCATCCCCGTGCGcgagtatgttttttttttcctaggatggcgaaggcatgtTCCGCCTTACTCTGCATCCGATTGGCTTACCTTACactaaccaatcccactcctcttgtctaaacctaaccaacccaatcAGATTAGCCAACGAGTACTAACCAATCAGAGGGagagtagggcgggtcatgccttcgccatcctaagaaaataaatgtgagATCCGTGCATGTGAAATCCTTTGTGAGAAATGTTTCCGTTCCAAGGTATAGCCTGTGCCAACGAGCCACTTAGCTTATCTTAAGCGGCggtatttttctaaaattaagCGGAATTTCGCCCGTCAAACAATATTATTCGGGTGTTTATATTAATCTGCAGTTAATATGAATTGAAGTAGTAGCACGTTGCGGGCAGTTTCTTGAATAATTTGACGGTGAATTTTTtctatagctaacgttaacccgACGGCTAAACTCGAGGTAGCCAGAGACAGCTGCAGTGAATATTAAGATAAACAGGGCACATGTTTTGGATCGATATGAATATTAAAACCGTACCTCTGTTTCTTACTGAGCCGAATACAGGAAGAACCAGATATCCGACATGCACTAAGACCATCCTGGGATCCTTATCTTATGATTCCGCTGGGTTATCTGGTGAGAAAGAGGTGAAGTAGCCCATGCGGATCTACATTCAGGCGGCTGGTTGTTGCTGGCTGGCTAGCACCACAGGCAAACCCAACGAAACGACTGTCTGACTCGACCGGGTTGTCGTTGACAAAAGCAGACATGTCATTTGATATCCGGAGCACAAGAGGGCGATGTTGCGGCACAGTTCTTCTTCTTTGGGTTTTAACTGCAGCTCGCATCCTTAATGTTGTACTACTGCCATCTTCTGGAGGTAGTTAACTCCTACAGTGTTCAGTATGTCGGATTTTCCTCATCAGTCGTGTTCTCCTTAGGAAGCTGACCAAGCAACTTCTGCCTTGTCTACTTTCACCACACTGCAGTATGTTCTTCACTTTTGCTTCTGTTATCCCAAATCGTTTAATTTCTTCTTACATGTTGTTTCCTTCTGATAGGCCTACATATTTCCTGCAACTATAACAAGCACTTACTCTACAGTTTCTGGTAGGCCTACCAcacaatgatcacaaaaacacagatgctTTCCTGTAATGTGTTTTGTTTAGGTTGCTGTGTCCAACTCTCAGCCTGCTTATTATTACTTGCTCTTTCCATTGTGTTCCCTTACTTCTTAACATAGCCTACCTACTCCTTTTTGGATTTAGTTTAATGTCTCCCTTTTATTACGTTATCCCAACTGTTGCCACTATAGTGGCATAAGTTACTTTTCTCTACGTTATgcctttccctctttctttctttctttctttctttgaaatttattttgaacatgtaaaagAAAACCGGAAACCAGGTCATtcagatgataataataataggctagATGACATAGATACATCATCATTTTTGTTCATGTCTGAAAAGGAGTGGGGAGAAGTAGGCCTATGCACACTTATTTAATCTCACCCCTTCTCCATAAaacctttttaattatttaacaagCTTTCTCTGTCATAATTAACCTCTGATTTTGATAATTGAATATAGACTTCaacgatttttttttcaactgccTCTTTTGCCAATCTGTCGGCTCACTCATTTCCGAGGATAGGCCTACTTGAATGTGCTGGGACCTACATGAACACTGTAGTATAACCATTTTTTATAAAGAAGATCCTGATGACCTCTGGCTGAAACTTACTTTAGGCTTGCAAGGACCTTTGTCCAGCATTGTCAATTCATCTTAATACAAATAATAGTAATCGGCTATTGCTTAATGTTTAGAGTGAAAACCATACACAAGAAGTTAgctacatttaaaagaaaaaaaaactgtagttctCCACTCATGAAGAATATGAAGGgccttttattttttccacTCCATGTTGCACTTCTATAAAGTTGTGGGACTCACAAGAGACAggtttaaagcgcccatattatgctcattttcaggttcataactgtattttaaggttgtaccagaataggtttaaatggtttaattttcaaaaaacaccatatttttgttgtactgcacagctctctctcactgctgcagatcctcttttcacctggttagatcatgtcagctagctaactctagagatagtaaaagagagcctgtttctccaacttcagtcagttacaaggcaggattagctgggagacttctaaatgagggcacacatgtaagtagttattttgtagattatggtgaacttgtgtgtgttgtagcagtgctttgctattgagaacgatgtagcatgctagcgttagcatgctagcgttagcatgctagcgttagcatgctaacgctacaagctaacggttgtggttagccagctcatttcggactgtgacgtcacagtccgagccgattttgaacggctcactaggagactgaaggcaggacacattcagaaaccgtatctcactcagaacaccatggatggatttttttcaaagtttgtatgtgtgtggaagcaccagagacacaaaagaaaacCCCAAATCGcagaaaaaggtttttttttcataatatgggcactaaATTAATGgtcagtaggcctatatatgtGTTTATTAATATTGTATCCACCCATATAGGCTACATACATATCCTTCATATTATAACATCAAGTTGGACAGCTTTGTCcaaaataaagttattaaaggtcctatggcatgataatttcactttatgaggttttttaacattaatatgagttcccccagcctgcctatggtcccccagtggctagaaatggcgataggtgtaaaccaagccctgggtatcctgctctgcctttgagaaaatgaaagctcagatgggccgatctggaatctttctccttatgaggtcataaggagcaaggttacctcccctttctctgctttgcacgtccagagaatttggcccacccatgagagagagagagacatcatggctttcaaacaagcaaagtggcagttggtcaaggccacacccccaccctccaccttgcccccccccctctctctcctcctcaatagctacagacacagaatggCACATagcatactaaggaaagcttattgtgggactggctctagtggctgtaattctacaccaaggctgaatttcaggaaatagacttcagaaatacagtattaggggaccactaaggtctatataaaagcatccaaagagcaccatgtcatgggacctttaaaaagtaTTGCGGCTAGTCTCATCTCCATGACGGCAGGGGGCAGAGTAGAGCTGTAGAACAGGACATTTAACGTCAGTGTCACATAAATAGAAGAAGAGTTCATTCAGCCATTACATTCTCACTCACAGCCAGGTCGAAGCCGCTAGTGGTGGAGGACAGGTCATTAGCAACCCGACAAAATGTTAACCGTGAGAGTTGCAGCAGCTTTGGCCAGGACCCTGCCCAGAAGGGCTGGATTTGTAAGTATTATACTTAAACTATCTATATCTAATAAATATGTTGCAGCAAGTTTATCTAATATCAACGTGAACATTATGGGCGTGAAgggtaacgttaatgttaaggCCGCTAGCTGCCTTGTCATCGACTTATTAATGCGGCCCTAAACTCTCCTAAATCATAGTTCGCGTTAGTGACCTCGAAATTGTCTTATACAGTGTGTTTGTTGAAGTTGCCCTTGTGAAACGACGTCTTCGTCCTGCAGCAAGCAGCGCTTAAGTTAGCACGCAAGCTAATTGCTAGCTACCAGCTAAGGGCTCATTCAGCCACGCTTTGAAGGTCAGGAAGCCTGACAGCGCACGTCGTCTCCGCTGCACAGCGTTAGCTCAGCTTttaaactgcacattttaaCTGCCGCTGCAGTATGTTTAGGCAACTTTTATTTGCTGTTAACGCTTAATCAAATCTGTCTGTCGATAAATCAGGTGTCCAAGGCTGTACCGGCCGCCTGCGTTGGGGTCAaccacctccacacacacagaccatggCTGCAGAAGATCggtaagtaaaaaaaacatgacagaaaCTTTATCCTCCACACTATAGATCAGCTCCTAAAGGTGATTTATGAAGGTCATTGATCTGTGTACAGAAGTTGTCTTCGTAATTGCTATGTCAAATTAACAGGATCGCATTCTACAGGTTTACATGTATATCTGAACAAACAAGCACATCAGTATTCATACGTGCCATTGTGAAGACTTTCTATATAGCTTACCTGAAAATGTTAAGTAAAGAGAGTAATAAAGTTATCCTTTGCGTAGAAGAGATGCTGACAAAATCTCAGCAATGTCACAATATCTTTCACTTGCAattgagctgtgtttctttaTTGTTAGCCTTTACAATATTTA contains:
- the ark2cb gene encoding E3 ubiquitin-protein ligase RNF165 isoform X2, which produces MVLVHVGYLVLPVFGSVRNRGSHFNRQQQQQQQHSHATSCRHFQLGPQAPLPMDFPMPHPGQPQSGINPHLAPPGHQHGPPLHPPLNPLPAPQFQDISAPPFLPQALHQQYLLQQQILEAQHRHILPTSSRRNPDRGPHQAHRLRPGYEFAPPLHVPPQSVVQQPRYLAEGTDWDLSVDAGLPPHQYHIHPLPQHYQHYLTSPRMHHFPRNNASTQVVVHEIRNYPYPQLHLLALQSLNPSRHASAVRESYEELLQLEDRLGSVNRGAVQTTIERFTFPHKYKKRIPQDLKMCLEDEELDTDEKCTICLSMLEDGEDVRRLPCMHLFHQACVDQWLATSRKCPICRVDIETQLAPDS
- the ark2cb gene encoding E3 ubiquitin-protein ligase RNF165 isoform X4, producing the protein MVLVHVGYLVLPVFGSVRNRGSHFNRQQQQQQQHSHATSCRHFQLGPQAPLPMDFPMPHPGQPQSGINPHLAPPGHQHGPPLHPPLNPLPAPQFQDISAPPFLPQALHQQYLLQQQILEAQHRHILPTSRRNPDRGPHQAHRLRPGYEFAPPLHVPPQSVVQQPRYLAEGTDWDLSVDAGLPPHQYHIHPLPQHYQHYLTSPRMHHFPRNNASTQVVVHEIRNYPYPQLHLLALQSLNPSRHASAVRESYEELLQLEDRLGSVNRGAVQTTIERFTFPHKYKKRIPQDLKMCLEDEELDTDEKCTICLSMLEDGEDVRRLPCMHLFHQACVDQWLATSRKCPICRVDIETQLAPDS
- the ark2cb gene encoding E3 ubiquitin-protein ligase RNF165 isoform X3, yielding MVLVHVGYLVLPVFGSVRNRGSHFNRQQQQQQQHSHATSCRHFQLGPQAPLPMDFPMPHPGQPQSGINPHLAPPGHQHGPPLHPPLNPLPAPQFQDISAPPFLPQALHQQYLLQQQILEAQHRHILPTSRYPHSRRNPDRGPHQAHRLRPGYEFAPPLHVPPQSVVQQPRYLAEGTDWDLSVDAGLPPHQYHIHPLPQHYQHYLTSPRMHHFPRNNASTQVVVHEIRNYPYPQLHLLALQSLNPSRHASAVRESYELEDRLGSVNRGAVQTTIERFTFPHKYKKRIPQDLKMCLEDEELDTDEKCTICLSMLEDGEDVRRLPCMHLFHQACVDQWLATSRKCPICRVDIETQLAPDS
- the ark2cb gene encoding E3 ubiquitin-protein ligase RNF165 isoform X1; the protein is MVLVHVGYLVLPVFGSVRNRGSHFNRQQQQQQQHSHATSCRHFQLGPQAPLPMDFPMPHPGQPQSGINPHLAPPGHQHGPPLHPPLNPLPAPQFQDISAPPFLPQALHQQYLLQQQILEAQHRHILPTSRYPHSRRNPDRGPHQAHRLRPGYEFAPPLHVPPQSVVQQPRYLAEGTDWDLSVDAGLPPHQYHIHPLPQHYQHYLTSPRMHHFPRNNASTQVVVHEIRNYPYPQLHLLALQSLNPSRHASAVRESYEELLQLEDRLGSVNRGAVQTTIERFTFPHKYKKRIPQDLKMCLEDEELDTDEKCTICLSMLEDGEDVRRLPCMHLFHQACVDQWLATSRKCPICRVDIETQLAPDS